The window AGATGCGGGGGCCGGAGCGCCCTCTCGGCCACCACGCCCGCTCCGGCGGGAACCACCAGTGCCACCACCACCGCCACGGACACCGCCACCGTCCCACCGGGAAGGGCGTGTTCCCTGCGGTCGAGCAGGATCGCGGCCGCCGCGAGAAGCACCTGGAGCCCGCCCACCGCGACGGTGGCCACCACGATCGGCATGAGCCGGTACCGCTCTCCGGGGAAGAGTTCGACCTCCGCGTAGCCGCTCATGTGGGAAAGTGCGACGGCCACGACCAGGACCGCGGTCCCCAGGGTCGTCCAGAGCAGGACGGATCTCATCGTCGAGGCCTCATCGGCTTTCGATCGCACGTCCCGGAGCCAGGCGACCACGAACAGCACCGTGGCGGCCAAGGGCCCGTAGAGCACATACGACGGAGCCGACACATGAGGCGTTCCGACCCATGTGAGGACCAGATGGAGGAGCAGGGGCAGGAGGCCGATCAGGCCTCCCGACACGAGCAGGGATCTACGGACAGTCTTCATGGTTCTACGGATTCATCCTCGGGCTCCGACATGCCATGTCAGTTTCGACGTTCGGGGTTGATGTGAGTGTCGTACTCAGTGGTGTCGTCCGCCCGAAGGTTCCCTCCTGCGAACGAGCTGTTTCCATCATCGAACTGCTCGGCGTATTCCCTGGCCAGCTTCTCACTGTCCCCATCGAGAACCTCGTCGGCCACGAGCTCGTTGAAGGAAGAGGGGCTGCTCCCACGGGCGTCCACCTCCTCGTAGGATCGGGCCACAGAACCGTCCTCCCTGAGAATTTCCTCAGGGAGACTCGACGGGTCGATCTCACCACGCTCGACCATATCGTTCACGAGCTGAAGTTGAATGTCGAGATGAAGCACATCTCTGCTGTATTGAGGGATGTCTTCCCCGGACACTTCCCCCTCAACATCGGAGAGGCTGGAATATATATCGGCGTTGCTTTCGATCAGGTGGTTGGCGATCTCTTTTCCGCCATCACCGACCAGACCGCCGGCGTAAGGAATGGGGCCGGCCACGGAACCGATCACGACACCCCATCCTCTCTTCTTGATGTCGATCTCCTGCTGGTAAGCTTCCTCTCCGAGCCCGTATCTCCCCGTGGCATAGTTGTCGAAAGCGGACTCGAAGAGGTTCGTGAGCCGACCTCCGGAGCGAACGGTCTCCTCGGAGAACTCCCCGTTCTCCAGAGCGTCGTTGAGGACGATGGCGTTCCTGCCCTCGATGGAGGCGTACATGTTGGACGCCGCCTCGGTGTCGCCCATGACCAGTTCCATGAACCTGACCCGGTTCATGTCACCGACCAGGAGGACATTCCCGTCCGGAGCGAAAGCGAACTGGTTCGGACTGGCATCGGTGTGGAATTGGGCGCCCTCGGACTCCTGAGTGCCCACACCGAAATCGTCCACGTAGGCGTGGAACACCTCTGCCATGCTCAGCGCGACGTCGGGGTTCACCTCCCCCATGGGGATGTCTGCTCCACCGTCGGTATTCTCCACACCAGTGAAGGCCGCGAAGAGTTCCGGGCGCGTGACCGTCTCGATGAACCCCGCCGCAGCATGTCCGGCTCGCTCCTGCTCTTCCGGGGTGCCGTTCATCGTGTCCTCGGCGATCCAGTCGAAGAGCCCGCTCGCCGATTCGCCGTCGTCGTTCCAGTCGTAGGTGAACAACCCCTCGAGCACGTGGTCGATCATGCCCTGAGGCGTATCGAACCCGTTCGCTTCCAGGGTTGGGTAGGTCGTCTCCCCGTCCACCTTCTCCGTGTCGGCGAACAAAGGATGTACGTATTCGCCCGTGAGCAGGTCGTGGTTGGCGTCTCTGTTCCGAGTGGACACGTCGAGGAGGGCGGTGATGTCATCCTCTGAGTGGTTCATGCCCTCGACCGCGTCGGATGCCGCGAACATGCCCATCGACATCGTCAGTGTGTTGGACAGCCCGTATCCGGCCTCCATATCGTCGCTGGTGTATCGGAGCAGTTCGGCAAGGCTGTTCGTTCCGTATCCGGAGGCGCCGCCTCCGGAGGCCATGAGGAATCCTTCTTCCGCCGCGAATTGCACGCTTTCGGGAAGGTCGTAGTACCCTCCTCCGAGCCGGTGATCGGACAGCGCCAGAAGCCCGTCTCCCAGGATCCCGAGGGCGTGTTCACGGTTGTCCTGGGAAAATTGTCCCAGCTCCATCTGATCGGGGATCCCGATGACCCCGTTGTGATTTCCCTCTTCCAGTTCCGCGTAGAACGTTTTGAGGAAGTCCATCTCCTCTTCGCGATACCCTGTGCCCCCCTGTTGGGCTTGCATCGCGTTGGTGGTGATCATGCCCAGCATGATCATGAGTTCGTGGTACCGGTCATCGATGGGTTTGTCCCCGGACCAGTATTCCGACAACTCGCCCGCCCACTCCTGGGCGTTCTCCTCGGTCAACTCCCGACCATCAACCAGCATCGTGTAGTGGTTCGGGTCGAGGTTGTAGTACGCCCAGTTAGCATGCCCGCCGTCGATGAGTTTCTGGACGTTGACCTTGGTGGCGCCCTCCTCCAGCATGTCGCCGATCTCCTCGACGTGCTCCTGGTAGATGGTCCACAGGGTGTCGAATCGCCCCTGGATGCTGGTGCGCTTCTCGACCAGTTCGTCGTACAGGTCCCTGCACGTGTTCTCGTCGCTCCAGAACCCTTTGCGTTCGGGGAAGGTCAGTGTGATATGGCTGGAGGCGTACTCTCCCGGGACCCGCCCTTCACGGTCAGTGACTGCCGAGTGCCACTCCTCCAGCAGCTCCTCGCGACCGTCGCGGAACTCCTCCACGTAATCGGCCCACATGTCACTGACATCAGCGGCGTAGGTCAGCGCCACGGCGGCGTCCACCCACAATTGCTGGTCCTCGGCGGCCAAAGTGCTGATGTCCCACGCCAGAATGCTCGTGAACTGCCCGGCCGCGCCGTCCAGGCTGGCCTGCAGGTTCTCGGAATCACCCAAGACGCGGGCGTCCAGCTCCTCGAAGTCGGTGGTCCGGGCTCGGATCAGTGCGGGGATCGCATCAGTGGTGCGCAGGGTGAGGGAGAGGTCGAAAGAAGCCACGGGGGTTCCTCATCGGGGAAGCGGATACGGGGAAGGGGCTGGGTCTCAGTAGAAGTTGACGTTGCCCAGACCGGGCGGCACGTCCTGCGCGGCGCTGGACAGATCCTCGGAGCTCTCCAGGTCGTTGAGAGCGACCTCGCTCGCTCCCGCCTGGATGTTGTCGGCCAACTGCAACCCGTGCCCCTGCACGTCCACGAACCCCTGAAGGTGACGCTCGCGGAAGGAACGCCACCCGGCCTCGACGACCTCCTCCCCCGCCACCCGGATCGCATCATCGACTGTCAGGTCGAACGCGTCGGCCAGCCCGGCCATCGCCGTGGCCAGAGCCTCGGCGTCCTCACCTCCCTGCCGCGCCTCGTTCGGATTCGCACCGGTTCCGCCGCTCATCTGAAACGTGACCTTCCTCTGAGGCGATACGGCTTCCGTGAACCGTGTGTCGCAAGCGTTCCTTTTATTGCTAAAAGTTACCTCCCCGTACCAGACGCGATGTGTCCTCCCTGGCTGTGACAGCTCGCGACCTGGATCTCCGAAGGAATCCATGACCGCTTTCGGCCAACCACGAGCGCCTGGGGCAGGAGCGACTACCGATCCCTTACAAGGCGGAGGGGCAGGATGAGAGAGTTCCCCGCACCAGGTTCGGTGGCGGTCTTGGTGTACCACGTGCTGGGAGGCGATCCTGCCCCCACTGGAGTCTGAGCCGAAGTAGGCATCTAACGGGAGTCCGCAGGAGACAGGTGAATATTCACCCATCGGGCTTCGTCCGACCGGCGGGGTCCAGATCGACCTGCAGTAGCCAACGCCCGGGACGAAGGGACACCTCGTCGAAACGGTCGGCGTCGCCGAGCGCAAGAACCACTGAAGGCAGGACGATCACGGACGCGTGGTCGGACGAGGGCACGGGAGCCGTATGGACGTACACGTTCAGTTCGACGGTGGCGTCCTGGGGGTCCACCATGCGGCTGTTGACCACCTGAACGGTGACCTGGTCATCCGCAGCGAAGAAGGGATCGTCACCGGCGAGGTGATCGTAGTCGCCGTCGTAGCCTTCGCAGTCCTCGCACAGGATGCAGTCCCAGTAGTAGTCGCGCACGCGGTGGAGCACGGGTTGGGTCACCATGTTCACCAACTGTGCGATACCGCGAAGACACTTCCCCGCGCAAAGCCGTGACCGGAGCGAAGATGCAGGGGCCCGGGCGCAAGAGCTACGTCGGGACGGCACTCGATATGGTCCCCGCGGACGAGCGGTCGGCGAGGACCTCGCGAGGTGCCATCGGATGCCACCAGGGGCCGGTGTGTGCTCCGTTCGTGCTCCGCAGTTCCGAACTGGCACGGCACCGGGCGGCACCTCTTGACACGAAACAATGGCGGTGATCGGATGAATAGGGATGAAACGTCATCATGTGACACGTAGAGGCACGAAAGCACTGGACTTCTAATCCGATGGTCGCAGGTTCGAATCCTGCCGGGTGCGCCATAAAACCCCAGGTCAGACGGGGTGCGCGAGGACCTCAGAAGAGGTCCTCGCTGTGTTTTCGGGCGATGTGTGCTCCTGGTGTGCTCCCCAATACAAGGCGAGTACAGGTGGGGCGCGACCTCACAGAGCACTTTGCCGTCCCGTGACCGTGCGGGCCCGCAGTCGATGTGCCCCCGCACGCCCTTCAACACCCCGCGGCCGCCTCTGAACCCCTACCCTGCGCGGGGGCAACCGGGGGCCGGACGAGCCCTCTCAGACGCCCATCGGAGTGTCCAACACAACCGGGGAGATTCACTTCGTGTCGTGTGCATGCCGTGGTGTTGGGACCGACCAGCTCATCAACTACGCACCCGTCCGGGCCTGTCTACCCGGCCACGCACGACCCCCGTCGACGTGAGGAACGTGTTCTCAAGCTCAGGAAGCCTCTCCGCGTTCTTGTAGAGATCCTTGGCGCTGTTCGTGCCTTTCTCGGAAAGCCTCGCGCCGCTCCCGTTCGCGCCGGCTGAAGGCGGCGTTGCGCACCGACTCCTCGCTCTCGAAACCGGACCCGATCGCACCTGCCACCGTGGCCGCCGCCGTCACCAGCACAGGGATCAGCACATAGGTGCCCGCGCTCGCTTGGCCAGCGATGTACGAATCCAGAACCCCTGGCGAGAGCAATACCAGCGCCGCTGTCAAGTTGACCAGATACAGGCCCACATACAAAAAAGCTACTCCGAGGCCCAAGGTCAGTACCGTCGTCGCGTTGAACAGCACCGCCTGTTGGCGCTCGTCGCGGGGGCGCGCCCTCACCGGTTCCCACAAGTTGTGGTAAACGATGAGCCATCCAGTCATCACCGACAGCGCTCCCATTGCCGCAAGGGCCAGGCGCCAGGCTGACAAAGTGGTCGCGATCTCCCAAACTGTGGCGTTGAGCAAATAGAATGCGCTGAAGGCAAAGGCACCGACCAGCGGGCTGGTTAAGCTCCAGGTCAGGCGCCAGGGCCGGTTGGCTCGTACCATCCCCAACAACAAACGCAGATTCCCCCACTTGGAGGAGATCCGGGCATCGACTCCGGCCTGGTCGGGGGTGTGACGCCGAAAACGCGCCGCTAGTAGGGGGATGCGGTTTCGTGCGTGTGGTGCGGTCCCCTCTTGGGGAGCCCCGGGTCTGTGCATATCAGCGACGAGCTGAGCCACTACCGCACCGACCCTGCGCCGCAGCGCCATGACCCCGAAGGCCGGTAACGAGACCACGACTACGCGCCGCTGGCTGTTCATGTCACCCATGATCACTCGCTTGCCGCTGCGCATGGGCAGGTCGGTCACGCATACGACCATGTCCCAGCCGTGCTCGGCCAACTTGGTCTCGGCGAGCTCCATCATCGCCGTGTGGCGGCTATCGCTGGGCGGGAGGCGTTCCCAGTGCACCTGGGCGGCCCAGGTTTGTTCTGAGTCGACTTGTTGAGTCAACAACTGTGGAAGGTCCTGAGCGAGCTGTTCCCCGATCAAAGCTGGCATGGCGACGGGATCAGCGATCACGCCGACCGTAAGGCGGTTCTCGTTCTGGTCCTTCTGACGTTCTGTGTCCGGC is drawn from Nocardiopsis dassonvillei subsp. dassonvillei DSM 43111 and contains these coding sequences:
- a CDS encoding TPR repeat region-containing protein — encoded protein: MASFDLSLTLRTTDAIPALIRARTTDFEELDARVLGDSENLQASLDGAAGQFTSILAWDISTLAAEDQQLWVDAAVALTYAADVSDMWADYVEEFRDGREELLEEWHSAVTDREGRVPGEYASSHITLTFPERKGFWSDENTCRDLYDELVEKRTSIQGRFDTLWTIYQEHVEEIGDMLEEGATKVNVQKLIDGGHANWAYYNLDPNHYTMLVDGRELTEENAQEWAGELSEYWSGDKPIDDRYHELMIMLGMITTNAMQAQQGGTGYREEEMDFLKTFYAELEEGNHNGVIGIPDQMELGQFSQDNREHALGILGDGLLALSDHRLGGGYYDLPESVQFAAEEGFLMASGGGASGYGTNSLAELLRYTSDDMEAGYGLSNTLTMSMGMFAASDAVEGMNHSEDDITALLDVSTRNRDANHDLLTGEYVHPLFADTEKVDGETTYPTLEANGFDTPQGMIDHVLEGLFTYDWNDDGESASGLFDWIAEDTMNGTPEEQERAGHAAAGFIETVTRPELFAAFTGVENTDGGADIPMGEVNPDVALSMAEVFHAYVDDFGVGTQESEGAQFHTDASPNQFAFAPDGNVLLVGDMNRVRFMELVMGDTEAASNMYASIEGRNAIVLNDALENGEFSEETVRSGGRLTNLFESAFDNYATGRYGLGEEAYQQEIDIKKRGWGVVIGSVAGPIPYAGGLVGDGGKEIANHLIESNADIYSSLSDVEGEVSGEDIPQYSRDVLHLDIQLQLVNDMVERGEIDPSSLPEEILREDGSVARSYEEVDARGSSPSSFNELVADEVLDGDSEKLAREYAEQFDDGNSSFAGGNLRADDTTEYDTHINPERRN